From the genome of Dermacentor andersoni chromosome 3, qqDerAnde1_hic_scaffold, whole genome shotgun sequence:
AGCGTCAATGCGTTTGTTCACATCAACGTTAAGCTAAGGTATATTCAAATGCTTTAATAAAATGCCACCAGACGTCAAACTCTCTTTCAAGAGCTCCCGCGCTTGCTCGGCACGAATCGTCTGCGTCCGGCCATCCCCAAACCAACGGCCTCGTGTAACGCTTGCATCGGCATCTCAAATCGGCGCTCATTGCTCGCGGCACGCCATGACAACGGGTTCAGCATTGGTTCTCCCGGGTATCCGGTGCGCCTCCAAGACGGACGTCGGGTGCTCGAGCGCGGAGCTCGTCTGCACAACGACTCCTTCTCACCAAAAACCACCTTTGCATGCTCGGTCTGCTCCCGAATGCGTGCACCTTCTTCGGGACCTCTTCCGCGGTCTAAAACCCTGTCCGACGCGTCCAGTTCCAGCACGCACACCTTACGTTCAACTGACCTCGACAACGCAACCGACGTCTTCGGGCGCTCATGACCCGTTCGGCCTGCTCTCCACCCACACTACCTCGGACCCACTTTCTCGTACTGGAGAGATGCAAGTGCACGTACATTGTGGACATTAGTGGCAAAACGGAAGCCATCGCCCTGTACCGGCTGAAGCCAGCCTACTGCGAGGCGACTCCCGCAGTCGCATCCCTCAATTCAGCACCGGACGTCTCCTTTCCGGTCGAGGCGCACGCCACTTCACTCCGTCGCGCTTCATGGAGCTGCTGGTAAGGTTCGCAGACCATGCTGCTCTCTAGCGGTGGAGCTATGCAGCGACATCGACGCGATCGCCCAGGTAAAGAAGACGAGGTCAGGCGATGCCACGAGCGGCGCGCAAGCTTAGCTGGCGCTGGGAACAGAAGAAATAAAAGCTGAGTTTGAGCTCTTGTGTCTCGTTGTCTCTTTCTCATGTGCTCACATGCACACATGATGCGTGAAATGTTATTTTATTTCCGAGACATTCACGCGCGGCAAATGTAGTTTCAAATATTTCCCAGCCGGCCTTGGTTCATGCCCCATTTGGTGTCCCAAAACATGAACCCTATAGTCTTTTCTCTAATTTCTTTTGGTGTGTATGCGTGTAACGCTGCCTATAGCTTTATAGCCTATAGAATTAGGCGGAATGTAAAACAAAAATTAATCTGAGcctctccaagcgacgacaagcaccatcaccttggttctgtccagctacgtggcatgtaGTACATACATTTAAATCACGGTGCACgacagttgggacaccctgtatacgcgtgCCATCCTACGGTATGCAGACAAGCAATAAACGATGGAGCTTCTGCGGAAGAGCCCATGAAAGATGTTCAGTCTAACGGTATTGATCCGTGCAGAACAGCTACAAGATACACGCGAAGGCGCAAACGGCACTGACAGTGTATCTTTTGTCTGTCTTTCTTATTAATGCGAATGTATTACATGTCCCACAAAGCAGAAGATCCGGCGTTGTCCGCAACGATAGGCAGGAAAAATCATCAGCGTGGATTAACGTGGACTGCAATGACTCCAGAGTGGTTAAGGGGCACAAATTAGAGCAACGTCGACAAAGGTAGACTCTTAACTTCAGGTGATAGCTTAAGAGATTCAAATCGCGTAAgaatacttaagtgactgtcaccTGCGCGATAACAATCGCATGGACACTCCAGCCGAACTTTTGCCGTCGTCGTCTAGGTAAGGttccgtatacagggtgtttcagctaactttagctagagtttaaaaatatgccgatgcactcttagacgacgcgaccaaatgcatgtttctCAATtctgtatgtagtgtgtcacacTATTCTTTTGTATTTTGgtgaattagataattagtcgagAATAATTAACGAACTTCTGAAGGAACGAAGTTAGGCAAGAAATTCCAATTATAATGTTGTAAAGCgatttgcaaaacgtccgattagacagtttctaactttctatctattaggtattagtgtttttcagcttactgcagatgcccgcgaagtacagaaaaaataaacaccacgtggcatgcccgcttgcgcgtcctCCTCCTAAACCCTCCGTGCACAAACAAAcgtagcatttagccgggtgtgctgccgctgcgtcgGCTTCAATGCTATCGCGAACCGCCGCGAGCGAGCACAtggctggcgtaaatcgcacagccaacgccttcgccgctgccctgtcgccttttaagggGCAGCACGTCCTGCTAGGTGCTgcgttcgtttgtacgcggacagtttggggACGCTGCAAACTTGGCGCgcataaaaccccttaaacttcgtaaagtagtgccacgctttgaagaatgccgctccTCGAACGCTCTGGCCGAacccgacgccgcgtcgctattggcctaacgGCATCACGTGGCCCCCTGCGccgcttcgtttgtttacagtcacGCTTCATTGCCATTTTTGCTcaagaagcggcgcttgttggcgccATCCCTTCCATTCCTATTCTTTGTTGTTTTGATTTTGTGAACGCCTTAAAGGAAGTTTTGTGGCGAGTGCTAggtcgcttcacgtcattttctgtgaCCATGAtttgctgcgccttcggatgccaatatagttttagcaaaggcaagaaacTATTCGGGATACCGTCCGCTAAGCGCGACGGGTTAGAAAGACGTGGCTTCAGCAAATCGGGAGCGAGAACTTCCGACCAACAACATGCTCCACGCGACTATGCGATGTAAGTTGTGAGTCTCTCATAGTACagtatgtgccaggcttgcgtattttgttgcgggcaataacgtagtaaATATTGCACAGTTGTCATTTGTCTGCACGCTTTTACACAATtttttacgcaacgtctgctttgTTTATATATGCACTACGTGGCCACGTTAGTGGTATTTGGTTCGCGTAATCGTCTTGTGCGCCAACCTGCTTGAGTTCGCGTGTACGCGAGGCTGCGTGCCATAACATGATTAggaaatttttaagattcagcgcagtccttttgacaaaatttcagtctcgatcatgaaagctCGATCCTCTtaggagagcaactctctgccttttgtggttagtTACTATAAGCCTTCTTTAAATagaatagctttgtttgcctcatttgttcgtgttcctcgttggcggtcgcccgctCGATTTGCGCTACAGAGGCACCAATGAAAAGCGTGCGCGCTATCCCCAAACCGcgttacgcggtgcgttcgtcgccGAGCGACAGCATCCTAGGTAATTGAGACGCACATGCTAACTCGCGTGAGCTTTAAGATGggcgaagcttaagatgcggcggtggagcactcgcaaagaaaacgtgcggtcgcccgcccgttccctggctggtttGGTCGTCGTTCGTGCTTGGTCGTTTGCTCGTTCGGTCGCACGCTCGTTTAGAcgttcgtttagtcgtttgctcggtcgtttagttcgcgcgcccgtttagtcgttcgcttgctcgttcaTTCCACTATTAGTTTCTGCAGTCACTATgtctaattgagacgcgcttgctgtagggctcttaggctggtgcgtttaattatgcaatgagacaataaatggcgCACgcggacttgtgactgcaaaggcaaatctgcaATGCACCTATGCTGAAAATAAACCGTTAACTTGCAAACTATTATGCCGTTTCATATCACTTTGACCTATATAAAACATCATTTCACTTgtcgcaatttcggccgcgtcatggcggggggattcattgcgcgatcatgacttcgctatataaagtcatgtctcgcaaatgttatcTTGGAGGGAgcgcaaccgtcctcaatgcttgcacctcagtgcaactcggttcgcgacaagtacgtcacttagtgaacggacgaaccaacgcacgacGAAGTGTTATTCGAGATAAGTCACTAACCTGAAAAGAATTACTCAAGCCCACtttggtcttgtttgagattgagttCAGCATTGTTATCGTCCTCGCGCTTCGCGAATGAATGCTACAAAACTTATTTTGTTTTCTTATgtacgcacagtcccgactcgatgatcggccgcggtatttctgtcgacgttgagacacgagaaacataatagcaccagcgcccacctcagAGCCTTTGCGCccgcttagattggcaagcacgcacgtgggcagcactgtagcttgtaatacactttcgaaccttcagagcagcgatctccgtcagcctttttacgtcatagctgatacgcgccgcgaattcacatggtaagggcagcgcggattctttaggctactgagggcttgctggaagtcAAGATGTTGGCATTCTatcgtaaacgtgttatttacaacaatttgcaacaagatcttgcgacacgcgctggacaaatgttgcgtacctaattgtagggcacgcgatacattcgcagtcgtcaacgcacagcgttaacactccttcagatacttttttaagaaatagttatgAAAAAGTGAAACATAAGCTGCCGTCACTGAATTTGTATAGCCATCCGAATAGAAATCATATGCTGTATTCGAAGTTACGCGCAGCTGTAAAGCCAACGCGTGCGCCTAAAGCACACTATGCGCGCATtcaaggtcgtctgctgcgctcgagcggcgcaggcggcgccacggtcgagcaGGAGAGGGGAGTGTCGCTACTCTACGAAGTTCAAGGGGTTTtaggcgcgcaagcgggtatgtgaagtgtttcttttttttttattttggcggGCATTGGCAGTAAGccgaaaaacactaacacttaatagatagaaaggtAGAAACTGCCCAACCGGACGTTTTCCAAAGCACTCTACAACTTCCTAATTGGAATTTTTGCCTTGTTCGTTGCTTCCGAAGTTCGTTAATTAATCCTGTCTAGTTATCTAATTAAGTTAAATGCAAAGAATAGTGCGACAAACTGCATGCAAAAGTGAGcaaacatgcatttggtcgcgtcgtcttagagcgCCTCGGCATATacttaaactctggctaaagttagctgaaacagcctgtatatatagatatatgtatgctatatgcgatgccatgctatatgacagGCGGTATATGCGGCTTATAtttccacaccattctatcacagTTGCTCACGCCATGTCttgcattctttacaaagttattcgcaattctgagaatgacagcccagaaacaaatgtcatgataccaaacaccgacagcgcatgcctttttaCTTTATTCTTCACAGACCTAAATATCAAAAGTACaaaacaataacattgttgaGACCTGAAAATCATGTTATTTTATTGGCGCGTCTGTGCTCTACTTCCGGCATCGGCCCCGAAGAGAGGTTTGTAGCATTACACAATACGGAAAActggtggtaaagtcgctaagaaagacgttaGCTTTAATTAACGAGCATAAATTGAATTCTCCGATCGTTGGATTCAAAGAGAGGACCCTAGCACAACCACTCGTTTTTACTTAATCAGCTTACGTATACTACAGTTCTTACTGTCAGTACTGCTGCGAGCCTCACACTTCGTGTAGTACCCTAAGATGTTGCAatcgcattcattgctttgcCCTTGTGGCATAACTGtgatataaatatttttttttctcgatcctCGACGTTGTTCAATTCGGAGTTGCGAAGTACATCTAAGGACTGGCGAGCTGTGAGGCCACAGCTTGGTTATCAGTGATGCACCTAACTACAGCATTATTTATATGACAGCTTCAAACAAAAACGTCCCTTTCCTCCAAGCGAAATAGTGCTCGGACCGCGAGAACCCCGATAAAGATAACCGCACGCATATAGCGTGCAATTAAAAGAATGCAGTGCACGTGTACTTTCGCGTGAAAATGCCACATTGCAAGATTCAGACAAGAAAGACTGAATAATCGTGGACGATTGGTACTGATTGACTGATTGGTTGAGTGATCACGCGCTGATTTGTCGTTGTAAAATAAATCGCGGTAGTCTCGGACTCGCGGAATGTGCGAACATTTGCGCCACTTTAGAATCCGGAAGAACAGATAAACATGCAAGGGGGCGGAGAAGGGCCGAGGGGAGGAGCAAAATTAAAGTGATAATGATTATACCGCACACGATAGATTCTTTTGCCGTCCTGTGTACCGGCCATTGTttcaatccgcctctttcattttcctgtgctgccacCTGCCGCACACCGccagaaacgttttggaaggggtCCGTCAGGCCCATTTGAGCTTTCCACGTGCTGTCTGAACGTTGGTTTGAGCTTGTTGGTTCGCCGTGTGACTTTTAAGTGGAGCGTATTTATTGCCAATGGCCTCCGCAGGCCAGCACATAGTTCCGGGAGGCTACCTGGCTCTTACCGATGGCTGGGTAAGACACATTCGCGGTCCTGTGCCAACGGAGCGGCTCATAAACGACTACCTCCAGTCGTCGGGCGTGCGTTGCGATCGCCAGTTGGAAAGGGGTCGACACTTCAAAGAAGAAGGCTACGTTCGCAATATGATGTACAATGAAGTGTCACCGCAGAGTGCCGTAGGAGTGTTACGTGCGATTTGCCTGCCATCGATGAAGGGTGGATACTACGTGGTTCACGCTGCACTCCGGAAGGATAACGGAGCCGTCTCCGAGGCGCATTGCCTTTGTCCGGCTGGGTGAGTAAATTTTTCTGTTCGCGTGCGATACCTTTAGATGTTGAACGCCACCTGAGTGTAATGTAAGATTAGCGCGTCGCTATATATCTTGCACTGATACTTAAAAGCGGCGGCAGCTTCTTCGGTGAACGTAAACATAGTAAAAACTGCCAAAGACAGCGTCTGGACCTATTGTCTTGCGCTTAAACATAGCTGCACAAGAATCGCAAGCTGTTCGTCCACTCGGGTGTGTAACTTTTATCAAATGAGCAGCGCAATAACGTAATAACTGTGCGGGACACGAGAACACGAACTGTTGCCCTGCTTTTCACTCACATTGCATTTGCTATGTTGCGCATGTTCGCTCAACGCGTACCCGTCTGGCGTGTACGTGTGCATGCAGCCGTTGGCTACTGTAGCGTGAGCAGTAGCCCAGTCTTTCGACGTGCTGAAGAAACTACCAGCGCAAactttttcttcgttttcattGCGTCATTTCATTTGTTCACCGTGTAGTAGGCTTTCGATAGTTGCGTTCCATTGGCGCTGCTTTGAGCTGGCATTCGATATGCACATTTCAAAATTTGGTTTTTGTATTTCATGCGCTACCACGTTAACAGTTTTCTTCTTACCTGCTGTTGTCCTGCATTTAGCTTTAATTTTGAGCATTTGCACTGTAAGCCCACGTTTCAAGAAATTGCTTTCTTGTTTAACATCAACTGCTAGAATATTTTGTCAGTAACATAAATCGTCGAGTGTTTGAAAGGGAAGTGCGTTTACGCGGGAACAAAGCATTACACCCATGATATGTGGCAATGTGTAACAAACAGACAATTTTTCACACATCAAATGGTCCTTGTCTTTATTTACAGATTAAGTGGAACATGCCAGCACGTTGTTGGTCTTTTACTGACTGCAGCCAGTGTAGCTTCCCTCGAGCCTACGTGCACGGATCTTCCGTGCGCTTGGATTGTCCCTCCGGCAGGTAATCATTTTCTTCATGCGCTTTATATAACCCAGATTGTAACCGAAGTTATAACAGTAATTTCAATTTCTAGCCAAGAAGCTTGAACCTTCAAAGCCTTTGAAGGACATTGCTTTCAAGGTGGCAAGTCCCAACACGGAAAATGCAAGCAAGAGAAAGAGGTGCTATGACCCTTGTCCAGAGGCATTCCCTTGTGATTTAGACACATTCCAGAGAAATCTGCAGGATGCGTCACCCCGAGCATTGTGGCTTCGCTATAACAAGGTATCAGTAGAGAAGTGCCTTTCGTTTTTTATGAACACTTGAGCAAGAGAGAAAGGGACAGAGTAAaggtaaaggcagggaggttaaccagaggggaagaacCGGCTTGCTGCCCTACGCTGAGAGGGGAGAGGGAGGTCTTTTGCCCCTGAACACTTGAGCAAAATAGCAATAAAACAGTGACAGTTTGTCAGGTAACCTGTGCTACTAAAGCTAAAGCAAATTCAAGATTTTTGTGTTCTGGAAAGCTTACTGATCGGAGGGTGCAATCGTGGAGTAGCAACACGACAAACATTGTGAACAGTCTTTATCACATTTTTTTCGTCAGCAGTTGTGATTGTGTTCATGAAGTTGTACACTAGAAACTAGTTAGAAACATTGATAGGTGGGCCCAATAGCAGATCTATGTTGGCATTGGTGGAAATCAGAAGTTATCCCACAGCTACGGTAAATTAATATTTTGTTTGTCAAACCAATGTTCACTCCGATACTCTCAGTGAGACGACATAACTAGATGTACCAACTGGCAAACAAAAGTGCATGTGCGCCAACATGCAGTGAGACTCGTCACAACTCGAGAAACCTGTGCAGATGCAGCTGTTACCACGAAGGTAGCACCACTTGTTAGCATGAACTTGTAGAATTGCTATGTCTAAGCCTGCTGTACCACCAGGTGAATGTTTAGATGAGTTGAATTTTTTATGCATGTAGTAACTAACGCGCACAGAAACACTGTTTCATGGAAACAGCAAGCCAACAAACAAGCCTTGAAATATCACTACTGTTGTATTGCACTAGTAGGTAAAGATT
Proteins encoded in this window:
- the LOC129386096 gene encoding uncharacterized protein, whose product is MMYNEVSPQSAVGVLRAICLPSMKGGYYVVHAALRKDNGAVSEAHCLCPAGLSGTCQHVVGLLLTAASVASLEPTCTDLPCAWIVPPAAKKLEPSKPLKDIAFKVASPNTENASKRKRCYDPCPEAFPCDLDTFQRNLQDASPRALWLRYNKHQSSRHLLNSSWVPQACNRK